A single region of the Rhodococcus sp. W8901 genome encodes:
- the lysX gene encoding bifunctional lysylphosphatidylglycerol synthetase/lysine--tRNA ligase LysX, with amino-acid sequence MATSTGTPADAAENPEQHRSSLAPKRGHLSEVPHIAGLVLGVFSVLVFLWSLSPALRYLVHTPRVYVENYYFDAPDTSFAWALVLGLVAAALASRKRIAWWLLTIYLTVFAVLNAVTAVVDKNINSAVAFVVQLAVIGILIAAHKEFYTRVRRGAGWKALGVLVAGLAVGTLLGWALVEMFPGTLPSGQRFFWALNRVTALVVIENEQFDGHPHAFVNTLLGLFGALALLAAVITLFRSQRASNALTGNDESALRGLLDAYGGGDSLGYFATRRDKAVVFAPSGKAAVTYRVEAGVCLASGDPIGNPEAWSHAIDAWLELASKYGWAPAVMGASEAGATAYKRGGLSVLQLGDEAILETRDFSLNGREMRQVRQAVHRVRKQGVTVRIRRHRDIPPAKMADVISRADSWRDTESERGFSMALGRLGDPLDGDCLLVEAIGPDGGVLGMLSLVPWGSNGASLDLMRRNPLAPNGVNELMITELATRADEFGVIRISLNFAVFRSAFEEGARIGAGPVLRVWRSMLLFFSRWWQLEALYRSNVKYLPEWAPRYLCFDDNRQLPRVAIASAIAEGFLTLPSFGHRTDALAHTGRHTAVPEALAHSGILHADGSAPDAAPAAAEIVPAKVDPTGPRRPEQVRVRMDKLERLADEGIDPYPVAYPPTHTVAAAAASPEGTRVRIAGRLLRIRTYGGVAFAVLRDWSGDIQVLIERTAVGDRLDEFSADFDLGDLMEVSGTIGRSRKGELSLLATDWRMNGKCLHPLPDKWKGLTDAETRVRQRYVDLAINPESRRLLAARTAIVKSLRDTLSGRDYLEVETPILQRIHGGANAAPFVTHINAYDLDLYLRIAPELFLKRLCVAGMEKVFEIGRVFRNEGVDFKHNPEFTILEAYEAHSDYERMMVLCRELIQAAAVAAHGSQTIMRPGPDGELVAVDISGEWPVKTMHGAVAEKVGVEVTPETPLEILQKLCDENEIEYQKSWDAGAVAQEMYEHLVEGQTEFPTFYTNFPTSMSPLTRPHPTIAGVAAKWDLVAWGMELGTAYSELTDPIDQRQRLTEQSLLAAGGDAEAMELDEDFLQALEHAMPPTGGLGMGVDRIVMLITGGSIRESLAFPFAKPRN; translated from the coding sequence ATGGCCACGAGCACCGGCACCCCTGCCGATGCGGCGGAGAACCCGGAACAACACCGGTCCTCCCTCGCGCCGAAACGCGGACACCTGAGCGAAGTTCCACACATCGCGGGACTCGTCCTCGGGGTGTTCTCCGTCCTGGTCTTCCTGTGGAGCCTGTCGCCGGCGCTGCGGTACCTCGTCCACACCCCGCGCGTGTACGTCGAGAACTACTATTTCGACGCCCCGGACACGAGCTTCGCGTGGGCACTGGTCCTCGGGCTCGTCGCCGCCGCGCTCGCGAGCCGCAAGCGGATCGCGTGGTGGCTGCTCACGATCTACCTGACGGTGTTCGCGGTGTTGAACGCCGTGACGGCCGTGGTCGACAAGAACATCAACTCCGCCGTCGCGTTCGTCGTGCAGCTGGCGGTCATCGGGATCCTGATCGCCGCGCACAAGGAGTTCTACACCCGGGTCCGACGCGGCGCCGGCTGGAAAGCCCTCGGGGTGCTGGTGGCCGGTCTCGCGGTCGGCACGCTCCTCGGCTGGGCGCTGGTGGAGATGTTCCCCGGCACCCTGCCGTCGGGCCAACGGTTCTTCTGGGCCCTCAACCGCGTCACCGCGCTCGTGGTGATCGAGAACGAGCAGTTCGACGGCCACCCGCACGCGTTCGTCAACACCCTGCTCGGACTGTTCGGCGCACTCGCACTGCTCGCCGCGGTGATCACGCTGTTCCGCTCGCAGCGGGCATCGAACGCGTTGACCGGCAACGACGAATCGGCGCTGCGCGGGCTGCTCGACGCGTACGGCGGAGGCGATTCCCTCGGCTACTTCGCCACCCGGCGCGACAAGGCCGTCGTCTTCGCTCCGAGCGGCAAGGCCGCGGTGACCTACCGAGTCGAGGCCGGGGTGTGCCTCGCCAGCGGCGACCCGATCGGCAACCCGGAGGCGTGGTCGCACGCGATCGACGCGTGGCTCGAGCTCGCGTCGAAGTACGGCTGGGCTCCGGCGGTGATGGGCGCGAGCGAGGCCGGCGCCACCGCCTACAAGCGGGGCGGACTGTCCGTCCTCCAACTCGGCGACGAGGCGATCCTCGAGACCCGCGATTTCAGCCTGAACGGCCGCGAGATGCGGCAGGTGCGCCAGGCCGTGCACCGCGTCCGCAAGCAGGGCGTCACCGTCCGGATCCGACGCCACCGCGACATCCCGCCCGCCAAGATGGCCGACGTGATCTCCCGCGCCGACAGCTGGCGCGACACCGAGTCCGAGCGCGGCTTCTCGATGGCCCTCGGACGGCTCGGCGACCCCCTCGACGGTGACTGCCTGCTGGTCGAGGCGATCGGACCCGACGGTGGCGTGCTGGGCATGCTCTCGCTCGTGCCGTGGGGTTCCAACGGGGCCTCGCTCGACCTGATGCGCCGCAACCCGCTCGCCCCGAACGGCGTCAACGAACTGATGATCACCGAGCTCGCGACCCGCGCGGACGAGTTCGGGGTGATCCGGATCTCGCTGAACTTCGCGGTGTTCCGGTCGGCGTTCGAGGAGGGTGCCCGCATCGGCGCCGGCCCGGTCCTGCGCGTGTGGCGCTCGATGCTGCTGTTCTTCTCCCGGTGGTGGCAGCTCGAGGCGCTGTACCGCTCCAACGTGAAGTACCTGCCGGAGTGGGCGCCGCGCTACCTGTGCTTCGACGACAACCGGCAGCTGCCCCGCGTCGCGATCGCGTCGGCCATCGCCGAGGGCTTCCTGACGCTGCCGAGTTTCGGTCACCGCACCGACGCCCTCGCCCACACCGGCCGTCACACCGCGGTACCGGAAGCGTTGGCGCACTCCGGGATCCTGCACGCGGACGGCAGCGCACCGGACGCCGCCCCGGCTGCCGCGGAGATCGTCCCCGCCAAGGTCGATCCGACCGGGCCCCGCCGCCCCGAGCAGGTCCGGGTACGGATGGACAAGCTCGAGCGCCTGGCCGACGAGGGCATCGACCCCTACCCCGTCGCCTATCCCCCGACCCACACGGTCGCCGCGGCCGCCGCCTCGCCCGAGGGCACGCGGGTGCGGATCGCGGGCCGACTGCTGCGAATTCGCACGTACGGCGGTGTCGCGTTCGCGGTGCTGCGGGACTGGTCCGGCGACATCCAGGTGCTGATCGAACGAACCGCCGTCGGTGACCGCCTCGACGAGTTCTCCGCCGACTTCGACCTCGGGGACCTCATGGAGGTCAGCGGGACCATCGGCCGCAGCCGCAAGGGTGAGCTGTCGCTGCTGGCGACGGACTGGCGGATGAACGGCAAGTGCCTGCACCCGCTGCCCGACAAGTGGAAGGGCCTGACCGACGCCGAGACCCGGGTGCGGCAGCGGTACGTGGACCTCGCGATCAACCCCGAGTCGCGGCGGCTGCTGGCCGCACGCACCGCGATCGTGAAGTCGCTGCGCGACACGCTTTCCGGTCGCGACTACCTCGAGGTGGAGACGCCGATCCTGCAGCGCATCCACGGCGGCGCCAACGCGGCCCCGTTCGTCACCCACATCAACGCGTACGACCTGGACCTGTACCTGCGGATCGCGCCGGAGCTGTTCCTCAAGCGACTGTGCGTGGCCGGAATGGAGAAGGTGTTCGAGATCGGGCGCGTATTCCGCAACGAGGGCGTGGACTTCAAGCACAACCCGGAGTTCACGATCCTCGAGGCGTACGAGGCGCACAGCGACTACGAACGCATGATGGTGTTGTGCCGCGAGCTGATCCAGGCAGCGGCCGTCGCCGCGCACGGCAGCCAGACGATCATGCGGCCCGGACCGGACGGCGAACTGGTCGCCGTCGACATCTCGGGCGAATGGCCGGTCAAGACGATGCACGGTGCGGTCGCCGAGAAGGTCGGCGTCGAGGTGACCCCCGAGACGCCGCTGGAGATCCTGCAGAAGCTGTGCGACGAGAACGAGATCGAGTACCAGAAGAGCTGGGACGCGGGTGCCGTCGCGCAGGAGATGTACGAACACCTGGTGGAGGGGCAGACCGAGTTCCCGACGTTCTACACCAACTTCCCGACGTCGATGTCGCCGCTGACCCGGCCACACCCCACCATTGCGGGCGTGGCCGCGAAGTGGGACCTGGTGGCGTGGGGCATGGAACTGGGCACCGCATACAGCGAGCTGACCGACCCGATCGACCAGCGGCAGCGGCTCACCGAGCAGTCACTGCTCGCGGCCGGCGGCGACGCCGAGGCGATGGAACTGGACGAGGACTTCCTGCAGGCCCTCGAGCACGCGATGCCGCCCACCGGTGGCCTCGGCATGGGCGTCGACCGGATCGTCATGCTCATCACCGGCGGCAGCATCCGCGAGTCGCTCGCCTTCCCGTTCGCCAAGCCGCGGAACTGA
- a CDS encoding RNA-binding S4 domain-containing protein → MSDAVDAVPIRDESIRLGQFLKLANLIDSGAEAKGVIADGLVSVNGEVEIRRGRQLRDGDVVEIGGMSARVSGPEAQ, encoded by the coding sequence ATGTCTGACGCTGTGGACGCTGTGCCGATCCGTGACGAGTCGATCCGCCTGGGTCAGTTCCTCAAGCTCGCCAATCTCATCGATTCGGGCGCCGAGGCGAAGGGCGTCATCGCCGACGGGCTCGTGAGCGTCAACGGCGAGGTCGAGATCCGTCGCGGTCGACAGTTGCGCGACGGCGACGTCGTGGAGATCGGTGGGATGTCGGCACGGGTGAGCGGTCCCGAGGCGCAGTAA
- a CDS encoding adenylate/guanylate cyclase domain-containing protein, producing MYPPGTRYVERDGHALAYQVVGEGGENSTDVVLFLEIGLHPDLMWTDPHIHYVFERAATFCRMVYFQRRGFGLSDPVDHVPTLEQQADDVLAVMDAVGMHRATLVGIGSTCGALALIAARAPDRVTGMVFQQPFVEGALREGVDLPRGWTGQSRDRFVDGWRAVYDDWGSGQVIAMWDPTQDSPFNRRLMALLERCSATPATARAHLEWLFRVDYFDTLASVQCPTRVLHSARSAVPLEASRQIAAAIPHGTLHVLPPLPPGTSMGEAWIPVLDHIEEVATGVRRLVDAERYLASVLFTDVVASTETLARIGDSRYRDLRAAHERQVRNEVEETGGRLVNVAGDGTLSVFDGPVAAVRCARTVCRQAHQLGLGVRAGVHTGELEGIGTELTGMTVHVGARIAAAAGPDEVLVSRTVRDLVVGSGLVFTDRGDHDLKGVPGHWRLYALTETCDSSRAMSRNPLSLNMIDRLILGTARHAPHLLRAAGRIAVSRQHRRAH from the coding sequence ATGTACCCGCCTGGAACGAGGTACGTCGAGCGTGACGGGCACGCGCTGGCATATCAGGTCGTGGGCGAGGGCGGCGAGAACAGCACGGACGTGGTCCTGTTTCTCGAGATCGGCCTGCATCCCGATCTCATGTGGACCGATCCCCACATCCACTACGTCTTCGAGCGGGCCGCGACCTTCTGCCGGATGGTGTACTTCCAGCGCCGCGGCTTCGGCCTGTCCGATCCGGTCGACCACGTCCCCACCCTCGAACAGCAGGCCGACGACGTGCTCGCGGTCATGGACGCGGTCGGGATGCACCGCGCCACCCTGGTCGGCATCGGCAGCACCTGCGGGGCCCTCGCGTTGATCGCGGCCCGCGCCCCGGACCGGGTCACCGGAATGGTCTTCCAGCAGCCCTTCGTCGAGGGCGCCCTCCGCGAGGGCGTGGACCTGCCGCGGGGGTGGACCGGCCAGTCGCGGGACCGCTTCGTCGACGGATGGCGGGCCGTCTACGACGACTGGGGTTCCGGCCAGGTCATCGCCATGTGGGATCCGACCCAGGACTCGCCGTTCAATCGGCGGCTGATGGCGCTGCTCGAGCGCTGTTCGGCGACCCCCGCCACCGCCCGCGCACACCTCGAATGGTTGTTCCGGGTCGACTACTTCGACACACTGGCCTCCGTCCAGTGCCCCACCCGTGTCCTGCACTCCGCGCGGAGCGCGGTCCCGTTGGAAGCCTCCCGGCAGATCGCCGCAGCGATTCCGCACGGCACGCTGCACGTGCTGCCCCCGCTGCCGCCCGGCACCTCGATGGGTGAGGCCTGGATACCGGTCCTCGACCACATCGAGGAGGTCGCGACCGGGGTCCGTCGGCTCGTCGACGCCGAACGCTATCTCGCGTCGGTGCTGTTCACCGATGTGGTCGCGTCCACCGAGACGCTCGCCCGGATCGGTGACAGCCGCTACCGCGATCTTCGCGCCGCGCACGAGCGCCAGGTGCGCAACGAGGTCGAGGAGACGGGCGGACGCCTGGTGAACGTCGCCGGCGACGGCACGCTGAGCGTGTTCGACGGTCCGGTCGCCGCGGTCCGGTGTGCACGCACCGTGTGCCGCCAGGCCCACCAACTGGGGCTCGGCGTACGAGCGGGCGTGCACACCGGCGAACTCGAGGGAATCGGAACCGAACTGACCGGGATGACCGTGCACGTCGGCGCGCGCATCGCGGCGGCGGCCGGCCCCGACGAGGTGCTGGTCTCACGGACGGTGCGCGACCTCGTCGTCGGCTCCGGACTGGTCTTCACCGACCGTGGTGACCACGACCTCAAGGGCGTCCCCGGGCACTGGCGGTTGTACGCACTCACCGAAACCTGCGACAGTTCCCGGGCGATGTCCCGAAACCCGTTGAGTCTGAACATGATCGATCGTCTAATTCTGGGTACCGCGCGCCACGCACCGCACCTGCTGCGGGCGGCCGGGCGGATCGCCGTCTCGCGCCAGCACCGTCGGGCCCACTGA
- a CDS encoding molybdopterin-dependent oxidoreductase, producing the protein MTASEGSGTTTVPRRHLLSRALSGVLAAAMVLGVGELLSVPIGAESSPFFAVGSTTVDRSPAWAREFAITTFGTGDKPALFVGMSILIVLLTAVAGMIEQPRRPYGSAILLALGIVGVYAATHRPGATAVHALPTIAGVAAGILTLRVLTARARVPEGAAVEVSGMPRRTFLILAASVAAAAAAAAATGRYLAGTVSGAIRNRSNLTLPGVAAADRAAPIAPGTDIAVPDVTPFITADDDFYRIDTALQVPMLTTENWRLRIHGMVDREVTLTWDDLTARKPIERAVTLTCVSNEVGGHLAGNATWIGYRIADLLDEVGVSPTADMLLSTSSDGFTVGTPVAVLRDGRDAILAVAMNGRPLPFEHGYPVRQVVPGLYGFVSATKWVVDWELTRFDRAEAYWTRRGWAEQAPIKTASRIDVPAAFGRITAGPRVVAGTAWAQHRGIARVEVRVDGGEWQTATLAPPYSIDTWRQWTWQWDAPPGVHNLQVRATDLDGNTQTEKRTAPIPDGASGWHSCTVTVS; encoded by the coding sequence ATGACGGCGAGTGAGGGTTCGGGGACCACGACGGTACCGCGTCGGCACCTGCTGTCGCGAGCGTTGTCCGGCGTGCTGGCCGCCGCGATGGTGCTGGGTGTGGGGGAGTTGCTGTCGGTGCCGATCGGCGCGGAGTCCTCACCGTTCTTCGCGGTCGGCTCCACCACCGTCGATCGGAGTCCCGCGTGGGCGCGGGAGTTCGCGATCACCACGTTCGGCACCGGCGACAAGCCGGCCCTGTTCGTCGGCATGAGCATCCTGATCGTGCTGCTCACCGCGGTGGCCGGGATGATCGAACAGCCGCGGCGCCCGTACGGCAGCGCGATCCTGCTCGCGCTCGGCATCGTCGGGGTGTACGCCGCGACCCACCGTCCCGGCGCCACCGCTGTCCACGCGCTGCCGACGATCGCCGGTGTGGCCGCCGGCATCCTCACGCTGCGGGTGCTCACCGCGCGGGCACGGGTTCCGGAGGGAGCTGCCGTCGAGGTCTCGGGCATGCCACGGCGCACCTTCCTGATCCTGGCTGCATCGGTGGCCGCCGCGGCTGCCGCCGCCGCGGCCACCGGCCGCTACCTGGCGGGCACCGTCTCCGGGGCGATCCGGAACCGCAGCAACCTCACCCTGCCCGGCGTCGCCGCAGCCGACCGCGCGGCTCCGATCGCGCCCGGCACCGACATCGCGGTGCCCGACGTCACCCCCTTCATCACCGCCGACGACGACTTCTACCGCATCGACACCGCGCTGCAGGTCCCCATGCTCACCACCGAGAACTGGCGCCTGCGCATCCACGGCATGGTCGATCGCGAGGTCACGCTCACGTGGGACGACCTGACCGCGCGGAAACCGATCGAACGGGCCGTCACGCTCACCTGCGTCTCCAACGAGGTCGGTGGCCACCTCGCGGGCAACGCCACCTGGATCGGCTACCGGATCGCGGATTTGCTCGACGAGGTCGGCGTCTCGCCCACCGCGGACATGCTGCTGTCCACCAGCTCCGACGGGTTCACCGTCGGGACACCGGTCGCGGTGCTGCGCGACGGCCGCGACGCGATCCTCGCGGTCGCGATGAACGGTCGACCGCTGCCGTTCGAGCATGGCTACCCGGTCCGTCAGGTGGTGCCCGGTCTGTACGGGTTCGTCTCGGCGACGAAGTGGGTGGTGGACTGGGAACTGACACGCTTCGACCGCGCGGAGGCGTACTGGACGCGGCGCGGGTGGGCGGAGCAGGCGCCGATCAAGACGGCGTCGCGCATCGACGTGCCCGCGGCGTTCGGGAGGATCACCGCCGGTCCGAGGGTCGTCGCGGGGACCGCGTGGGCGCAGCACCGCGGCATCGCGAGGGTCGAGGTCCGCGTCGACGGCGGCGAGTGGCAGACCGCGACGCTCGCGCCGCCGTACTCGATCGACACGTGGCGGCAGTGGACGTGGCAGTGGGACGCCCCGCCCGGGGTGCACAACCTGCAGGTGCGGGCCACCGACCTCGACGGCAACACCCAGACCGAGAAGCGGACGGCGCCGATCCCCGACGGTGCCAGCGGATGGCACTCGTGCACGGTCACGGTGTCCTGA